One Streptomyces sp. SAI-135 DNA segment encodes these proteins:
- a CDS encoding helix-turn-helix transcriptional regulator: MSAIRKRYRRPVCRTGRDATLCRHRPGSALVGAVFLLDAELQVAVVHPACRRIAGCELAGPYLDAALGTHGHDRGWQLPLTDPALQRRKLRDRLRRLRESAGFTQRQVADEMEWSLSKIIRIETGTVGISITDLRALISYYGVGDTAESDTLIGMARAAKERPWWDRYRGKADPAFLLSLGYEGAASIIRSFEPMLVPGLLQTEEYALEVLRVMDAAEVEALVELRLERQERLLRPDGPEMHFIIDESVITRSVAGASVMRRQIRRLKTLADHPQITLRILPFEGGLHKRYKTAYVLYEFEDPEEDFVLYLEQDTQSVIREGQGWADSDAPARYLESFFGIEQLARRDAADQLLDAALARHSVSPVEMPDPAQAPWGDSGVLASSGVAPPDQTEENHSPDTLDTP; the protein is encoded by the coding sequence ATGTCCGCGATACGGAAGCGGTATCGGCGTCCTGTCTGCCGGACGGGGCGTGACGCGACACTCTGTCGACATCGTCCGGGTTCGGCGCTTGTCGGGGCGGTCTTTCTGCTCGATGCTGAACTCCAGGTGGCCGTTGTGCACCCGGCCTGTCGCCGCATCGCTGGTTGCGAATTGGCAGGGCCGTACCTTGACGCAGCTCTGGGCACGCATGGACACGACAGGGGGTGGCAGTTGCCGCTCACAGACCCTGCTCTGCAGCGTCGCAAGCTCCGCGACCGGCTGCGACGATTACGGGAGTCCGCCGGCTTCACTCAGCGGCAGGTGGCGGACGAGATGGAGTGGTCCCTGTCCAAGATCATTCGCATCGAGACAGGCACGGTCGGTATCTCGATCACCGACCTGAGGGCGCTGATCAGCTACTACGGCGTCGGCGACACGGCTGAGTCGGACACCTTGATCGGCATGGCGCGGGCAGCCAAGGAACGGCCCTGGTGGGATCGGTACCGGGGCAAGGCGGATCCGGCGTTTCTGCTGTCCTTGGGATACGAGGGCGCGGCCTCGATCATTCGAAGCTTCGAACCTATGCTTGTCCCCGGGCTGCTGCAGACCGAAGAGTACGCCCTTGAAGTATTAAGGGTGATGGATGCCGCAGAAGTAGAGGCGCTCGTGGAGTTACGCCTTGAGCGGCAGGAGCGCCTGCTACGGCCGGACGGCCCGGAGATGCACTTCATCATCGATGAAAGTGTGATCACCCGGTCGGTTGCGGGGGCTTCCGTGATGCGCCGGCAGATCAGACGGTTGAAAACGCTCGCCGACCACCCCCAGATAACCCTCAGGATCCTGCCGTTCGAAGGCGGTCTGCACAAGCGCTACAAGACGGCGTACGTGCTCTACGAGTTCGAGGATCCTGAGGAAGACTTCGTTCTCTACCTGGAGCAGGACACCCAGTCGGTTATACGCGAGGGGCAGGGCTGGGCTGACTCCGATGCTCCTGCACGCTATCTGGAGTCATTCTTCGGTATAGAGCAGCTGGCCAGGCGGGATGCTGCCGATCAACTGCTTGATGCCGCCCTGGCGCGGCACTCCGTTTCGCCGGTCGAGATGCCTGACCCGGCGCAGGCCCCCTGGGGGGACTCGGGTGTCCTCGCTTCCTCTGGGGTCGCGCCTCCTGATCAGACCGAGGAGAATCACTCGCCGGACACGCTCGACACTCCCTGA
- a CDS encoding DUF397 domain-containing protein, translated as MQVASWRMAIEPDATPREAVELSRLSPLATPDDIDKPTVVPMVPALSAVGAQEPFTMPRSKSRRCSMNEPVAPPALWRKSSASETGNCVEVFLGEDILVRDSKNRNAFRLSFSRGSWTDFVSTIDSTSLQGVSSVSGE; from the coding sequence ATGCAGGTGGCCAGCTGGCGCATGGCCATTGAGCCGGATGCCACTCCAAGGGAAGCAGTGGAGCTATCCCGACTTAGCCCTCTGGCCACGCCAGATGACATTGACAAGCCGACTGTGGTACCCATGGTGCCCGCTCTCTCGGCTGTCGGGGCCCAGGAGCCTTTTACCATGCCCAGATCAAAGTCCCGGAGATGCTCGATGAACGAACCTGTCGCCCCGCCAGCATTGTGGCGCAAAAGCAGTGCCAGCGAGACGGGGAATTGTGTCGAGGTCTTCCTAGGGGAAGATATTCTGGTACGCGATTCCAAGAACCGTAATGCATTCCGGTTGAGCTTTTCCCGGGGAAGTTGGACGGACTTTGTGAGCACGATCGACTCGACTTCGCTTCAGGGAGTGTCGAGCGTGTCCGGCGAGTGA
- a CDS encoding substrate-binding domain-containing protein gives MEWLSAENFVAVGTAVLGIVASGVMVWFERRVPRRKRIGYRVQMDNPIGDDVRRGRANVRLGLFDEAPDMSDATLVLLRIENDGSQGIDRDDYTGPERHGLTAVFSDRTVRGVSVTQPIDTDHLMDHFTPERGFGYEDNRLRIPRVPLNRGEHYKLLVLLSGGDVGRPIRMIGGIRDGEVHPNRSATPDEIPPVLSPAARIFTGLLTLSVLVLATIVVARDDTPPPLGCETGSLTVTGSTAFAPVIETLAKEYEKDCEGAEITVEARGSEAGVAGLAATGARSAKEARSVIAFSDGPMGDRLGLHGERIALSVFTLVVNDGIDLGARGLTRAEVERLYRGEVGRWSDLNASRPAGLPRLPGLPVVLVSRDAYSGTRQIFQERVLAGAWEMTPTTSLDCDPLRDKAVAAAARPAVTRCELASTHDVLDKVAAQPGALGYSELTLATGHEGVRRVPLDGEAASVDHLDSYPYRGVEYAYTYRPPAPGSLAAGFLACLDEGTSQDVIRRQGHLPCGRAAGLCG, from the coding sequence GTGGAGTGGCTGAGCGCGGAGAACTTCGTGGCGGTGGGGACCGCAGTCCTCGGCATCGTCGCGTCCGGGGTCATGGTCTGGTTCGAGCGCCGGGTGCCTCGAAGGAAGCGCATCGGGTACCGCGTGCAGATGGACAACCCGATCGGCGACGACGTCCGAAGAGGCCGGGCCAACGTCAGACTCGGGCTGTTCGACGAGGCCCCGGACATGTCGGACGCCACCCTCGTCCTCCTCCGCATCGAGAACGACGGCTCGCAGGGCATCGACCGGGACGACTACACGGGCCCCGAACGGCACGGCCTGACCGCGGTGTTCAGCGACCGGACCGTCCGCGGGGTCTCGGTCACCCAGCCGATCGACACCGACCACCTGATGGACCACTTCACCCCGGAACGCGGCTTCGGCTACGAGGACAACCGGCTGCGCATCCCGCGCGTGCCCCTCAACCGCGGCGAGCACTACAAGCTCCTCGTGCTGCTGTCCGGCGGTGACGTGGGCCGTCCGATCCGCATGATCGGCGGCATTCGGGACGGCGAGGTGCACCCCAACCGCAGCGCCACCCCGGACGAGATCCCGCCCGTCCTCAGCCCGGCGGCACGGATCTTTACCGGGCTGCTCACCCTCTCGGTCCTGGTCCTCGCCACGATCGTGGTCGCCCGCGACGACACCCCGCCGCCCCTCGGCTGCGAGACGGGAAGCCTCACGGTGACCGGCTCCACGGCCTTCGCCCCGGTGATCGAGACGCTCGCGAAGGAGTACGAGAAGGACTGCGAGGGCGCCGAGATCACCGTCGAGGCCCGCGGCAGCGAGGCCGGGGTGGCCGGGCTCGCCGCCACCGGTGCCCGCTCGGCGAAGGAGGCGCGGTCGGTGATCGCCTTCTCGGACGGCCCCATGGGCGACCGGCTGGGCCTGCACGGCGAGCGGATCGCCCTGTCGGTCTTCACCCTCGTCGTCAACGACGGCATCGATCTCGGCGCGCGCGGACTGACCCGGGCCGAGGTGGAGCGCCTGTACCGGGGCGAGGTCGGACGCTGGAGCGATCTGAACGCCTCGCGCCCCGCCGGACTCCCGCGGCTGCCCGGCCTGCCGGTCGTGCTGGTCAGCCGGGACGCCTACTCGGGGACCCGGCAGATCTTCCAGGAACGAGTGCTGGCGGGCGCCTGGGAGATGACCCCCACGACGTCCCTGGACTGCGACCCGCTCAGGGACAAGGCGGTGGCTGCGGCCGCCCGGCCTGCCGTCACCCGCTGCGAACTCGCCTCCACCCACGACGTGCTGGACAAGGTGGCCGCCCAGCCGGGTGCGCTCGGCTATAGCGAACTCACCCTGGCCACCGGCCACGAGGGCGTGCGCCGGGTGCCTCTGGACGGTGAGGCGGCCTCCGTCGACCACCTGGACTCATATCCCTATCGGGGGGTCGAGTACGCCTACACCTATCGCCCCCCGGCCCCCGGGTCCCTCGCCGCGGGCTTCCTCGCCTGTCTCGACGAAGGCACGAGCCAGGACGTGATCCGGCGGCAGGGGCACCTGCCGTGCGGCCGGGCGGCGGGGCTGTGCGGCTGA
- a CDS encoding SLATT domain-containing protein, producing the protein MGQPEMQPEGPPQDGRADLAGRTFPLGDWGEPAVRLDELYRWVEHGALQTASWYLADRVGKRRCARALRAGAAVGAVTGAVLPLLGLTGVVGAGAAPWGYLALLLAVACVAVDRFFGVTSGWIRDVATAQAVQRRLQALQFDWASESVREVLGPTEGTAAEATERCLGVLRRFSEDVTELIRVETADWIVEFRNGSAPMGIQGAVTSGGRQDPGGAQGRFPLPPGPPARPNMPRQRPPEPR; encoded by the coding sequence GTGGGTCAGCCGGAGATGCAGCCCGAGGGCCCGCCTCAGGACGGACGGGCCGATCTGGCCGGACGGACGTTTCCGCTCGGCGACTGGGGCGAGCCCGCCGTACGGCTGGACGAGCTGTACCGGTGGGTGGAGCACGGGGCGCTGCAGACGGCGTCCTGGTATCTCGCGGACCGGGTGGGGAAACGACGCTGCGCGCGGGCCCTGCGGGCCGGGGCCGCGGTGGGGGCGGTGACCGGGGCCGTGCTGCCGTTGCTGGGGCTGACGGGGGTGGTGGGCGCCGGGGCCGCGCCCTGGGGCTACCTCGCCCTGCTCCTCGCGGTGGCCTGTGTGGCCGTGGACCGCTTCTTCGGGGTGACCTCCGGCTGGATAAGGGACGTGGCCACCGCACAGGCCGTGCAGCGCCGCCTCCAGGCCCTCCAGTTCGACTGGGCCTCGGAGAGCGTGCGCGAGGTGCTCGGCCCCACGGAGGGCACGGCCGCCGAGGCCACCGAGCGCTGTCTGGGCGTGCTGCGCCGCTTCTCCGAGGACGTGACGGAGCTGATCCGGGTGGAGACCGCCGACTGGATCGTGGAGTTCCGCAACGGGTCCGCGCCGATGGGCATCCAGGGCGCGGTGACCTCCGGGGGCCGCCAGGACCCCGGAGGCGCACAGGGCCGCTTCCCGCTCCCCCCGGGGCCACCGGCCCGCCCGAACATGCCCCGCCAACGCCCGCCGGAGCCTCGGTGA
- a CDS encoding YbaB/EbfC family nucleoid-associated protein encodes MIPGGGQPNMQQLLQQAQKMQQDLANAQEELARTEVDGQAGGGLVKATVTGAGELRALKIDPKAVDPEDTETLADLIVAAVQAANENAQTLQQQKLGPLAQGLGGGSGIPGLPF; translated from the coding sequence GTGATCCCCGGTGGTGGCCAGCCCAACATGCAGCAGCTGCTCCAGCAGGCCCAGAAGATGCAGCAGGACCTGGCGAACGCGCAGGAGGAGCTCGCCAGGACCGAGGTCGACGGCCAGGCGGGCGGGGGTCTGGTGAAGGCCACCGTCACCGGCGCCGGAGAGCTGCGCGCGCTGAAGATCGACCCCAAGGCGGTGGACCCGGAGGACACCGAGACCCTCGCCGACCTGATCGTGGCGGCCGTACAGGCGGCCAACGAGAACGCCCAGACGCTCCAGCAGCAGAAGCTCGGCCCGCTCGCGCAGGGCCTCGGCGGCGGCAGCGGGATCCCCGGGCTGCCCTTCTAG
- the recR gene encoding recombination mediator RecR, whose translation MYEGVVQDLIDELGRLPGVGPKSAQRIAFHILQAEPTDVRRLAQCLMEVKAKVRFCATCGNVAQEELCNICRDARRDPSVICVVEEPKDVVAIERTREFRGKYHVLGGAISPIEGVGPDDLRIRELLARLADGTVTELILATDPNLEGEATATYLARMIKPMGLKVTRLASGLPVGGDLEYADEVTLGRAFEGRRLLDV comes from the coding sequence TTGTACGAAGGCGTGGTCCAGGACCTCATCGACGAACTGGGGCGGCTGCCCGGCGTCGGTCCCAAGAGCGCGCAGCGGATCGCCTTCCACATCCTCCAGGCGGAGCCGACGGACGTCCGTCGGCTCGCGCAGTGCCTGATGGAGGTCAAGGCGAAGGTCCGCTTCTGTGCGACCTGCGGCAATGTCGCCCAGGAAGAGCTGTGCAACATCTGCCGCGACGCCCGCCGCGACCCCTCCGTCATCTGTGTGGTGGAGGAGCCGAAGGACGTGGTCGCGATCGAGCGCACCCGGGAGTTCCGTGGCAAGTACCACGTCCTCGGCGGCGCGATCAGCCCCATCGAGGGTGTAGGACCCGATGATCTGCGCATAAGGGAACTGTTGGCCCGCCTGGCCGACGGTACGGTCACCGAGCTGATCCTGGCCACGGACCCGAACCTGGAGGGGGAGGCCACGGCCACCTACCTCGCCCGCATGATCAAGCCCATGGGCCTCAAGGTCACCCGCCTGGCCAGCGGCCTCCCGGTGGGTGGCGACCTGGAATACGCGGACGAGGTGACCCTCGGCCGCGCCTTCGAGGGGAGACGACTCCTAGATGTCTGA
- a CDS encoding DUF5063 domain-containing protein, with product MSDATLHATAQDPDDFAVQIADQVESFLVAVMEVAKGDEPDSAVPFLLLEVSQLLLAGGRLGAHEDIVPDERYEPDTGPDADVDELRENLARLLDPIDVYSEVFDPYEPRKAPVPARISDDLTDVITDLRHGMAHYRAGRTTEALWWWQFSYFSNWGSTASATLRALQSVVAHVRLNQPLEELDGLDTDQAIGDETLEFEAGKVMVEEIAGPLGLRSPQ from the coding sequence ATGTCTGACGCCACACTGCACGCGACTGCCCAGGACCCGGACGACTTCGCGGTCCAGATCGCCGACCAGGTCGAGAGCTTCCTGGTGGCCGTCATGGAGGTGGCGAAGGGCGACGAACCCGACTCGGCCGTCCCCTTCCTGCTCCTGGAAGTCTCCCAGCTCCTGCTGGCCGGCGGCCGCCTCGGCGCCCATGAGGACATCGTTCCCGACGAGCGCTACGAGCCCGACACGGGCCCGGACGCCGACGTGGACGAACTCCGCGAGAACCTGGCCCGGCTGCTGGACCCGATCGACGTCTACTCCGAGGTCTTCGACCCCTACGAGCCCCGCAAGGCCCCGGTCCCGGCCCGTATCTCCGACGACCTGACGGACGTCATCACCGACCTGCGCCACGGCATGGCCCACTACCGGGCGGGCCGCACCACGGAGGCGCTGTGGTGGTGGCAGTTCTCCTACTTCTCCAACTGGGGCTCCACGGCGTCCGCGACCCTGCGCGCCCTGCAGTCGGTGGTGGCGCACGTGCGCCTGAACCAGCCGCTGGAGGAACTGGACGGTCTCGACACCGACCAGGCGATCGGCGACGAGACGCTGGAGTTCGAGGCGGGCAAGGTGATGGTGGAGGAGATCGCGGGGCCGCTGGGACTGCGGTCCCCGCAGTAG
- a CDS encoding SsgA family sporulation/cell division regulator yields MHVTLQQPTGARLITAADQEIAVPVTLRYTSADPLAVDLDFPPHVTVDGEVTTWTFARVLLGEGLRAPAGIGNVRVRPGGSAHTYVEFHAAQGAAVLSFTTADLTRFLARTYTVVAPDEEIVGAELDQGLVTLFGGRV; encoded by the coding sequence ATGCACGTCACCCTCCAGCAGCCGACAGGCGCCCGCCTGATCACAGCCGCGGACCAGGAGATCGCCGTCCCCGTGACCCTGCGCTACACCTCCGCCGACCCGCTGGCCGTGGACCTCGACTTCCCGCCCCATGTCACGGTCGACGGCGAGGTCACGACGTGGACGTTCGCCCGCGTCCTGCTGGGCGAGGGGCTGCGGGCGCCGGCCGGCATCGGCAACGTCCGTGTCCGTCCGGGCGGTTCGGCCCACACGTACGTGGAGTTCCACGCCGCGCAGGGCGCCGCCGTCCTCAGCTTCACCACCGCGGACCTCACCCGCTTCCTGGCCCGCACCTACACGGTCGTAGCCCCCGACGAGGAGATCGTGGGTGCGGAACTGGACCAGGGACTGGTGACGCTGTTCGGGGGCCGGGTGTGA
- a CDS encoding sulfite exporter TauE/SafE family protein translates to MTATAEVLLAVIVLLGSCVQWLTGMGFALVSVPALVLLLGPEQGVILANCAAGVICLVGLAGGLRLVRPRAMLPFCLAAACTVPAGTWVTHRLPRPWLLLVMGALVTVAVLLVMRGARAAALGGTRGAVLAGAAGGFMNSAAGVGGPPFSLYAVNAGWTVREFVPNAMFYGVIVNAFSVASNGLPGLGRTQWLLVCAAMTTGGLTGRWLTPRIPENRARLLVLLLALTGGITAVGKGLWEL, encoded by the coding sequence ATGACCGCGACGGCCGAGGTACTGCTGGCCGTGATCGTGCTGCTCGGCTCCTGCGTGCAGTGGCTCACCGGAATGGGCTTCGCCCTGGTCTCGGTGCCCGCGCTGGTGCTCCTTCTCGGCCCGGAGCAGGGGGTGATCCTCGCCAACTGCGCGGCCGGGGTGATCTGTCTGGTCGGACTTGCGGGCGGCCTGCGCCTGGTGCGCCCCCGGGCGATGCTCCCGTTCTGCCTGGCGGCGGCCTGCACGGTCCCGGCGGGCACCTGGGTCACCCACCGACTCCCGCGGCCCTGGCTCCTGTTGGTGATGGGCGCCCTGGTGACGGTGGCGGTGCTGCTCGTCATGCGCGGCGCACGGGCGGCGGCCCTGGGCGGCACCCGGGGTGCCGTCCTCGCGGGCGCGGCGGGCGGTTTCATGAACTCCGCGGCGGGGGTGGGCGGCCCGCCCTTCTCCCTCTACGCCGTCAACGCGGGCTGGACGGTACGGGAGTTCGTCCCCAACGCGATGTTCTACGGCGTCATCGTGAACGCCTTCTCGGTGGCGTCGAACGGGCTGCCCGGGCTGGGCCGGACCCAGTGGCTCCTGGTGTGCGCGGCGATGACCACGGGCGGCCTGACCGGCAGATGGCTCACCCCCCGCATCCCGGAGAACCGAGCCCGCCTGCTCGTCCTGCTCCTGGCCCTGACGGGCGGGATCACGGCCGTGGGCAAGGGGCTGTGGGAACTGTGA
- a CDS encoding aspartate kinase codes for MGLVVQKYGGSSVADAEGIKRVAKRIVEAKKNGHQVVVVVSAMGDTTDELIDLAEQVSPMPAGREFDMLLTAGERISMALLAMAIKNLGHEAQSFTGSQAGVITDSVHNKARIIDVTPGRIRESLDKGNIAIVAGFQGVSQDKKDITTLGRGGSDTTAVALAAALDAEVCEIYTDVDGVFTADPRVVKKAKKIDWISFEDMLELAASGSKVLLHRCVEYARRYNIPIHVRSSFSGLQGTWVSSEPIEQGDKKVEQAIISGVAHDTSEAKITVVGVPDKPGEAAVIFRTIADAEINIDMIVQNVSAASTGLTDISFTLPKAEGRKAIDALEKNKSGIGFDSLRYDDQIGKISLVGAGMKTNPGVTADFFTALSDAGVNIELISTSEIRISVVTRADDVAEAVRAVHSAFGLDSDSDEAVVYGGTGR; via the coding sequence GTGGGCCTTGTCGTGCAGAAGTACGGAGGCTCCTCCGTAGCCGATGCCGAAGGCATCAAGCGCGTCGCCAAGCGAATCGTCGAAGCGAAGAAGAACGGCCACCAGGTGGTCGTCGTCGTTTCCGCGATGGGCGACACGACGGACGAGCTGATCGATCTCGCCGAGCAGGTATCTCCCATGCCTGCCGGGCGTGAGTTCGACATGCTGCTGACCGCCGGAGAGCGGATCTCCATGGCGCTGCTGGCCATGGCGATCAAAAACCTGGGCCACGAGGCCCAGTCCTTCACCGGCAGCCAGGCCGGCGTCATCACCGACTCGGTCCACAACAAAGCCCGGATCATCGACGTCACGCCGGGCCGCATCCGGGAGTCCCTGGACAAGGGCAACATCGCCATCGTCGCCGGCTTCCAGGGCGTCAGCCAGGACAAGAAGGACATCACCACGCTCGGGCGCGGTGGCTCCGACACCACCGCCGTGGCGCTCGCGGCCGCCCTCGACGCCGAGGTCTGCGAGATCTACACCGATGTCGACGGTGTGTTCACCGCCGACCCGCGGGTGGTCAAGAAGGCGAAGAAGATCGACTGGATCTCCTTCGAGGACATGCTGGAGCTCGCCGCCTCCGGTTCGAAGGTGCTGCTCCACCGCTGTGTGGAGTACGCCCGCCGCTACAACATCCCGATCCACGTCCGGTCGTCCTTCAGCGGACTCCAGGGCACATGGGTCAGCAGTGAGCCGATCGAGCAAGGGGACAAGAAGGTGGAGCAGGCCATCATCTCCGGTGTCGCGCACGACACCTCCGAGGCCAAGATCACGGTCGTCGGCGTGCCGGACAAGCCGGGTGAGGCCGCGGTGATCTTCCGTACGATCGCGGACGCCGAGATCAACATCGACATGATCGTGCAGAACGTCTCCGCCGCCTCCACCGGGCTGACCGACATCTCCTTCACGCTCCCCAAGGCCGAGGGCCGCAAGGCCATCGACGCCCTGGAGAAGAACAAGTCCGGCATCGGCTTCGACTCGCTGCGCTACGACGACCAGATCGGCAAGATCTCCCTGGTCGGCGCGGGCATGAAGACCAACCCGGGCGTCACGGCCGACTTCTTCACCGCCCTGTCCGACGCGGGCGTGAACATCGAGCTGATCTCGACCTCCGAGATCCGCATCTCGGTCGTCACCCGCGCCGACGACGTGGCCGAGGCCGTGCGCGCCGTGCACAGCGCCTTCGGACTCGACTCCGACAGCGATGAGGCGGTCGTCTACGGCGGCACCGGCCGATGA
- a CDS encoding aspartate-semialdehyde dehydrogenase produces the protein MTARPTLAVVGATGAVGTVMLQILSQHADIWGEIRLIASPRSAGRKLAVRGEQVEVVALSEEAFDGVDVAMFDVPDEVAAQWAPVAAARGAVVVDNSGAFRMDPDVPLVVPEVNPHAVRMRPRGIIANPNCTTLSMIVALGALHAEFGLRELVVSSYQAVSGAGRAGVETLRRQLSLVAGTELGTHPGDVRRAVGDHTGPFPEPVALNVVPWAGSLREDGWSSEEMKVRDESRKILGLPALPVAVTCVRVPVVTVHSLTVHARFEGEVTVRKAREILATAPGVVLFDDPAAGEFPTPADVVGTDPTWVGRVRRALDDPTALELFVCGDNLRKGAALNTAQIAELVAAEFR, from the coding sequence ATGACTGCCAGGCCGACGCTCGCGGTCGTAGGCGCGACCGGAGCCGTCGGCACGGTCATGCTCCAGATCCTGTCCCAGCACGCGGACATCTGGGGCGAGATCCGACTGATCGCCTCCCCCCGCTCGGCCGGCCGCAAGCTGGCCGTGCGCGGGGAGCAGGTCGAGGTCGTGGCCCTGTCGGAGGAGGCCTTCGACGGGGTCGACGTCGCCATGTTCGACGTACCGGACGAGGTGGCCGCGCAGTGGGCGCCGGTCGCCGCCGCGCGCGGTGCCGTCGTCGTGGACAACTCGGGCGCCTTCCGGATGGACCCCGACGTGCCCCTCGTCGTCCCCGAGGTCAACCCGCACGCGGTGCGGATGCGGCCGCGCGGGATCATCGCCAACCCCAACTGCACGACCCTGTCCATGATCGTGGCCCTGGGCGCGCTGCACGCCGAGTTCGGGCTGCGGGAGCTGGTGGTGTCCAGCTACCAGGCGGTGAGCGGGGCCGGACGGGCCGGCGTGGAGACCCTGCGCCGGCAGCTCTCCCTGGTCGCCGGCACCGAGCTCGGCACCCACCCCGGTGACGTGCGGCGGGCCGTCGGCGACCACACCGGACCGTTCCCGGAGCCGGTCGCGCTGAACGTCGTGCCATGGGCCGGTTCGCTGCGCGAGGACGGCTGGTCCTCGGAGGAGATGAAGGTGCGGGACGAGTCCCGCAAGATCCTCGGCCTGCCCGCGCTGCCGGTCGCCGTGACCTGTGTGCGGGTCCCGGTCGTCACCGTGCACTCCCTCACCGTCCACGCCCGTTTCGAGGGCGAGGTGACCGTCCGCAAGGCGCGCGAGATCCTCGCGACCGCCCCCGGGGTCGTCCTCTTCGACGATCCGGCGGCCGGCGAGTTCCCCACACCGGCCGACGTCGTCGGCACCGATCCCACCTGGGTCGGGCGGGTCCGACGGGCCCTGGACGACCCCACCGCGCTCGAACTCTTCGTCTGCGGGGACAACCTGCGCAAGGGCGCCGCCCTCAACACCGCGCAGATCGCGGAGCTGGTGGCGGCCGAGTTCCGCTGA